The nucleotide sequence AGGGGCGGCCGAACTCCTCGCGTCCGCAGGCCTTGGGCGGCGGGGTGAGCAGGTAGGGGTGATCGAGAAGGCGCGCGAGGAGCTCGTCGGCGACCTTCCCCTTTCTCCCGTAGCGCCCGCCGTGATCGAAGGCCTCCCGCCCGCCGGTCATGTGCGAGACCAGCCCGTCGATCACCATGTTGCCCGGACCCGTGTCGAACCCCAGAACGCGATCGCGGGGCGTATTGGCCGGAATGGCCGTGACGCTGGCCACCCCGCCGATGTTGATCACCAGCCGTCCCCGGGATCGGTTGTGGAACAGGAGAAAATCCACGAAGGACACGAGGGGCGAGCCCTGTCCGCCCGCGGCCAGATCGCGCGCGCGGAAGTTCGCCACCGTCGTGATGCCGGTCCGCTCCGCGATGACCGCCGGCTCGCCGATCTGGAGACTGGAGCGTACGGTGATCCCGGTGATGGTCACGGGCGCCGGAAGGTTCTGCACCGTCTGCCCGTGCGAGCCAATCAGATCGATCGACTGAGGATCGAGACCGGCGCGCTCCGCGACATGCGCGACCGCCCGCGCGAACAACTCTCCGAGAAGGACGTTCAGACGGCAGAGCGAGGCTGTGTCGCCGCTCCCGGGTTCGGAGCAGCGCAGGATCAAATCGCGGACCTTCACCGAATAGTGCAGCGTTTCGTGCCGCAGGAGGCGCCACGAGAGGCCCTCGCCGCTGCCGCGGAGGCGCACCAGTGCCGCATCGACACCATCGGCCGAGGTCCCGGACATGACGCCGACGACCAGCTTCTCCGGCTTCGCTGCGAGCGCGGCAATCACCCGTCCACACCTCGGAAATTCTAGGAAGATTGGAACTTAGAGCCCGGACCCTCGAGATATGCCGGGAGATATTAGCGGAATAGAGACGGGGGATCAACGTTGAAGGCCCGCACTTTTTAACCTATAATTTGCACGTGAGCAACCATGCGGTATCTCATTGACCTGCCGGATGATCTTCCCCTTGGCTTCAGGATCCCGAAGGGGGATCGGTTTCGAAAGACGAGGAATCCTCCTCCTGGTAGCGCTGATCTCGCTGCCGTTCCTGCAGGGGGCGGCCTACGAAAAGGTGGTCATCCTCGGATTCGACGGCGCCGACGCCGCCCTGGTCGAGCGCTACATGACCGAGGGAAGGCTGCCCCATCTCAAGGCGCTGCGCGACCAGGGATTCTATGCGCCGCTGCGGCCCACGAACCCGCCGCAGACTCCGGTGTCCTGGGCGACGTTCACGACGGGACTGAATCCTGGACGGACCGAGATTTTCGATTTTCTCCGTCGCACGGAGGGCACGTACCTTCCTGAATTCGCCATGATCAAGGCCGGTCGGAAACCGCTCCTGTTCGGCGACCGCAACGCGATGATACTGGGATCGATCTGTGCCGTCCTGTCCGCGGTCCTCGTGTTCTCCGCCGGGCTCCTCCTGCGCCGAAGCGCGCGTTCGGCGATCCTCGTGGGGCTGGTCGCGGGTGCCGCAGGCGGCCCCGCAGCCGCGTTCCTCTCGCTCCGCTATCTGCCGAAGGAGGTTCCCACCGCGTCCAATCCCCGCAAGGGATCCCCCTTCTGGACCGCCACGGCGGACGCCGGGTTCAAGGTGAGAGTGATCAATGTTCCCACGACCTTCCCGGCGGAGGAGCACAAGGACGAGTGGATGCTCTCCGGCCTGGGAGTCCCCGACATGCGCGGCCGCATCGGATCGCCGTCGCTCTACACGTCCGATCCGTCGCTGTCGCTGCGCGACAACCAGTTCAGCGTCGAGATCGTGCATCTGGGCGCGAAGCGGGGATCCCTCGACACCGTCATCGTCGGGCCCTTGAATCAGCCGTTCTACGACTTCGTCCTGGACGACGCGGTCCGCGGCCTCGAGGGGCAGGCCCGTTCGGCGGCTCGCGCCGACATGGAGAAACGCCTGCAGGCGCGCGGCGTGCCGCGGCGTCTCGATGTCCCCATCCATATCGAGGCCCGCGACGACCACGTCAGCATCGAGGTGGCGGGCGCCAGCCAGACGCTGCGCGTCGGGCAATGGAGCGAATGGTTCACCGCTCCGATTCATGTGAATCCCATCGTCGATCGGGTGGCGGGGCTCCGCGGGATCATCCGGTTCAAGCTCCTGTCGTTGTCTCCGGAGCTGAGGCTCTACGCCTCGCCGCTGAATTTCCATCCGGAGTGCCAGCCGGTGGCGTTCACCGGGCCGCGGTCGTTCGCGCAGGAGCTGGTGAAGGAGTTCGGTCTCTTCAAAACGCTGGGCTGGCCGATCGACACCTGGTCCCTGCCCTCCGGCCTGACCGACGAGCGGCACTTCCTCGAGGACATGGAGTTCACGGCCGCGAAGCAGCAACAGATGATGGAGCACTTCCTGGAACGAGGGGAGGACCGCCTGTACGTGCAGGTTTTCGACTTCACCGATCGGATCGGCCACATGCTCTGGCGGCTGTACGATCCCGGGCACCCTCTGTACGACGCGCGCCTGGCGGCCGAGTACGGCCAGGAGATTCCCAAGTCCTACGAGAGGATGGATCGGATCGTCGGTGAGGCGCAGAAGCGGATCGGGCCCAGGACGGCGCTCATCGTCTGCTCCGATCACGGGTTCGCTTCGTTCCGTCGCGGTGTGAATTACAACACCTGGCTCGTCAAGAACGGCTTCATGACGCTCCGGCAGGTGACCTCGACCGGGGGCAAGACGCTGGAGGATCTGTTCGACAAGGGGGAGCTCGGCGAGTTCTTCCGGTACGTGGACTGGTCACGCACCAAGGCCTATGCCATGGGACTGGGCAACATCTACATCAACCTCATGGGCCGCGAGCCGCAGGGAAGCGTCGTTCCCGGGCGCGACTACGATGACGTGCGCGCGGCGATCGGTCGCGGGCTGGAGACGCTGGTGGACCCGGAGACGGGAGAGAAGCCCGTCCTGCGCGTCTATCGGCGGGAAGAGATCTACTCGGGTTTCGACCCGCGTGTCGTGCCCGATCTGCGCGCCGCCAACACGGCTCACTACCGGATCGGCTGGCAGACCGCCCTCGGAGAGGTCCCCCCGAAGATCTTCGAGGACAACCTGAAGGCCTGGAGCGGTGATCATTGTTCGAACGATCCATCGCTCGTTCCGGGGGTCCTGTTCAGCAACGTGAGCCTGGCTCGCGGCGACCCGGGGATCGCGGACATCTACCCCACGGTTCTGTCGCTCCTGGGCGTTCCGCCTGTCGAGGGAATCGATGGACGATCGCTCCTGCGCTGAGGGCGTCCCGGCGAGGCCGGCGATGGCGGTGGCCCTGCTGATTCTGATCGCGGCGGCGGCGGG is from Candidatus Dormiibacterota bacterium and encodes:
- a CDS encoding anhydro-N-acetylmuramic acid kinase, producing the protein MIAALAAKPEKLVVGVMSGTSADGVDAALVRLRGSGEGLSWRLLRHETLHYSVKVRDLILRCSEPGSGDTASLCRLNVLLGELFARAVAHVAERAGLDPQSIDLIGSHGQTVQNLPAPVTITGITVRSSLQIGEPAVIAERTGITTVANFRARDLAAGGQGSPLVSFVDFLLFHNRSRGRLVINIGGVASVTAIPANTPRDRVLGFDTGPGNMVIDGLVSHMTGGREAFDHGGRYGRKGKVADELLARLLDHPYLLTPPPKACGREEFGRPFLESILKENSALPPHDLIATATRFTAESIAFACRRHIMPHNVYEEAIVSGGGARNVYMMEQLRNAIPELSIKESDEYGLPAAAKEAVAFALLANEAIHGAPNNLPSVTGASRPVVLGTIVFGRAPQ
- a CDS encoding alkaline phosphatase family protein, with the translated sequence MASGSRRGIGFERRGILLLVALISLPFLQGAAYEKVVILGFDGADAALVERYMTEGRLPHLKALRDQGFYAPLRPTNPPQTPVSWATFTTGLNPGRTEIFDFLRRTEGTYLPEFAMIKAGRKPLLFGDRNAMILGSICAVLSAVLVFSAGLLLRRSARSAILVGLVAGAAGGPAAAFLSLRYLPKEVPTASNPRKGSPFWTATADAGFKVRVINVPTTFPAEEHKDEWMLSGLGVPDMRGRIGSPSLYTSDPSLSLRDNQFSVEIVHLGAKRGSLDTVIVGPLNQPFYDFVLDDAVRGLEGQARSAARADMEKRLQARGVPRRLDVPIHIEARDDHVSIEVAGASQTLRVGQWSEWFTAPIHVNPIVDRVAGLRGIIRFKLLSLSPELRLYASPLNFHPECQPVAFTGPRSFAQELVKEFGLFKTLGWPIDTWSLPSGLTDERHFLEDMEFTAAKQQQMMEHFLERGEDRLYVQVFDFTDRIGHMLWRLYDPGHPLYDARLAAEYGQEIPKSYERMDRIVGEAQKRIGPRTALIVCSDHGFASFRRGVNYNTWLVKNGFMTLRQVTSTGGKTLEDLFDKGELGEFFRYVDWSRTKAYAMGLGNIYINLMGREPQGSVVPGRDYDDVRAAIGRGLETLVDPETGEKPVLRVYRREEIYSGFDPRVVPDLRAANTAHYRIGWQTALGEVPPKIFEDNLKAWSGDHCSNDPSLVPGVLFSNVSLARGDPGIADIYPTVLSLLGVPPVEGIDGRSLLR